A single Opitutaceae bacterium DNA region contains:
- a CDS encoding flavodoxin domain-containing protein: protein MSTSQAPFLPETAPFSPEQRAWLNGFLAGLFSRHQGATPPSTAAGNTLVPLTLIWGSQTGTAEGLAKRAAKEAGRQGFAPIVLEFTQVSLEQLATFENLLVITSTYGDGEPPDNAKAFWRNLREAAHTLPKVRYSVCAIGDSNYALFCQFGKDVDARLEKLGALRVLDRTDCDVDYEEKFTAWLGNALAAFGKPKSGTKVALADTTVSIETPVAYTRTRPYPALVKESRKLNGEGSSKAVHHVVFDLQDAGLAYSAGDALGVWPLNCPELVSEVLEVLGFDGEEEVPASSGGTASLRHALTTVYDLVKPTAELQARLCPALAGTGQSTPALPHVIDVLKAVPPPALKAGDFVRLLRKIQPRLYSISSSPLAHPGEVHLTVGAVRYDLLGRARKGICSTYLADRVVAGETQVGVFIHTNASFRPPQNPSTPMIMVGPGTGIAPFRAFLEEREAKGATGKNWLFFGDQRAATDFLYRDQLEHWCATGLLTRLDTAFSRDQAEKIYVQQRMLEAGEQLYAWLEAGAHFYVCGDASRMAKDVDNTLHLVVERFGRKTREESAAYVENLRSSKRYVRDVY from the coding sequence ATGAGCACAAGCCAAGCACCTTTCCTGCCTGAAACGGCACCGTTCTCCCCGGAACAGCGCGCCTGGCTCAACGGCTTTCTCGCCGGGCTCTTCTCCCGCCACCAGGGCGCCACGCCACCTTCGACGGCAGCAGGGAACACCCTTGTCCCGCTCACCCTCATCTGGGGCTCGCAGACCGGGACCGCCGAGGGGCTGGCCAAGCGCGCGGCAAAGGAAGCGGGACGACAGGGTTTCGCACCCATTGTACTGGAATTCACCCAGGTTTCTCTCGAGCAACTGGCGACCTTCGAAAACCTGCTTGTCATCACCAGCACCTATGGCGACGGCGAACCTCCCGACAACGCGAAGGCATTTTGGAGGAACCTGCGGGAAGCTGCGCACACCCTGCCCAAGGTCCGCTATTCGGTCTGCGCGATCGGAGACTCCAACTACGCGCTCTTCTGCCAATTTGGAAAGGATGTCGATGCCCGGCTCGAGAAGCTCGGGGCCCTGCGCGTCCTTGATCGCACCGATTGCGACGTCGATTACGAAGAGAAGTTCACGGCATGGTTGGGGAACGCACTCGCGGCATTCGGGAAACCAAAGAGCGGAACGAAGGTGGCGCTTGCGGATACAACGGTATCCATCGAAACACCAGTCGCATACACCCGAACGAGGCCCTACCCCGCTCTCGTCAAGGAGTCCCGAAAACTGAACGGCGAGGGTTCCTCCAAAGCGGTGCATCATGTCGTGTTCGATCTCCAAGATGCGGGCCTCGCATATTCCGCAGGCGACGCGTTGGGGGTTTGGCCGCTGAACTGCCCGGAGCTCGTCTCAGAGGTGTTGGAGGTGCTCGGTTTCGACGGCGAAGAGGAGGTGCCGGCGAGTTCAGGCGGAACAGCCTCGCTTCGCCATGCCCTCACCACCGTATACGATCTGGTAAAACCGACAGCGGAACTGCAGGCGCGGTTGTGCCCCGCGTTGGCCGGAACGGGGCAATCAACTCCTGCCCTGCCCCACGTCATCGATGTGTTAAAGGCGGTACCGCCGCCCGCCCTCAAAGCCGGTGACTTCGTGCGCTTGCTGCGCAAGATCCAACCGCGCCTTTACTCCATCTCATCCAGTCCCCTCGCCCATCCCGGCGAGGTACATCTTACTGTTGGTGCGGTACGATACGACCTGCTTGGGCGTGCACGCAAAGGAATCTGTTCGACGTACCTGGCCGATCGGGTGGTGGCGGGTGAAACGCAAGTGGGAGTTTTTATCCATACCAACGCCTCCTTCCGCCCTCCACAGAATCCGTCCACCCCGATGATCATGGTTGGTCCAGGCACAGGCATAGCTCCTTTCCGTGCGTTCCTGGAGGAACGAGAAGCAAAGGGGGCCACAGGGAAGAACTGGCTCTTCTTTGGCGACCAGAGGGCGGCCACAGACTTCCTTTACCGGGACCAACTCGAACACTGGTGCGCGACGGGCCTGCTCACGCGGCTGGACACCGCCTTCTCGCGCGACCAGGCCGAGAAGATCTACGTGCAGCAAAGGATGCTCGAGGCGGGAGAACAACTCTATGCCTGGCTCGAAGCCGGGGCTCACTTCTATGTCTGCGGCGACGCATCGCGGATGGCAAAGGACGTGGACAATACCCTGCATCTCGTGGTCGAGCGCTTTGGTCGCAAGACGCGCGAGGAGTCAGCCGCCTACGTGGAAAACCTTCGTTCATCCAAGCGCTATGTCCGCGACGTCTATTGA
- a CDS encoding DmsC/YnfH family molybdoenzyme membrane anchor subunit — MSATSIESRDKPKTVATAGTLPLLAELLGLQQTLETPVARFARDHEAGTVRTSFRELIPLTVPKPGEQYAFEVDLDRCSGCKACVAGCHSMNGLDDGETWRDVGALVGTTATSAYHQTITSACHHCSDPGCLNGCPVLAYEKDPVTGIVRHLDDQCIGCQYCVLKCPYDVPKYNERLGIVRKCDMCHSRLAVGEAPACVQACPTEAIRIIHVTSNSAATSGRFLAAAPDPGYTKPTTAYVSARQIPDTAEPADKARLLVQPGHLPLVALLVLTQAGLGLMAAAAAIPSRTHAAAGFALYVLGLGASVAHLGQPLRAWRIFLNLRRSWLSREAVLLGAAMPFLAYWVLGFDAPLALSHTVAGTLGFGIAAAGVFSSAMIYVDTQRKAWTPAQTFPRFGGTVGLWYLAFTHPLLAAFGAVAKPGIECLLAQQAPAATRAVLWGPLRSLSLIRLALATGAALVLAFDYPVAGAVLMLAGELSERALYFKSVEPSKMPGVPSA, encoded by the coding sequence ATGTCCGCGACGTCTATTGAGTCTCGGGATAAACCGAAGACCGTTGCCACCGCGGGCACCTTGCCGTTGTTGGCCGAGCTCTTGGGCCTGCAGCAGACGCTGGAAACACCGGTCGCTCGTTTCGCCCGGGATCATGAAGCCGGCACGGTGCGTACCAGCTTTCGCGAGCTGATCCCGCTCACCGTTCCCAAGCCAGGCGAGCAATACGCATTTGAAGTGGACTTGGACCGTTGTTCGGGCTGCAAGGCGTGCGTCGCGGGTTGCCATAGCATGAACGGTCTCGACGACGGCGAAACCTGGCGGGATGTCGGTGCACTCGTTGGAACCACCGCCACCTCGGCGTATCACCAGACTATTACTTCGGCCTGCCACCACTGTTCAGATCCTGGATGCCTGAACGGTTGTCCGGTGCTGGCCTATGAGAAAGACCCGGTGACCGGAATTGTGCGGCACCTGGATGACCAGTGTATCGGCTGCCAATACTGTGTGCTCAAGTGCCCTTACGACGTCCCGAAATACAATGAACGCCTGGGCATTGTCCGAAAGTGCGACATGTGCCACTCGCGCCTCGCCGTAGGAGAAGCGCCGGCCTGCGTGCAAGCCTGCCCGACCGAGGCAATCCGGATCATCCATGTGACCTCGAACTCCGCCGCGACTTCAGGTCGCTTCCTCGCGGCCGCACCCGACCCGGGGTACACGAAGCCCACCACTGCCTATGTATCCGCACGACAAATACCCGATACGGCCGAGCCGGCGGACAAGGCGCGGCTGCTGGTGCAGCCTGGTCATTTACCGCTCGTTGCATTGTTGGTCCTCACCCAGGCAGGCCTCGGACTGATGGCGGCCGCTGCGGCCATTCCCTCGCGGACACACGCAGCCGCAGGCTTCGCACTTTATGTCCTCGGCCTCGGTGCGAGTGTGGCGCACCTCGGCCAACCCCTCCGCGCGTGGCGGATTTTTCTCAACCTAAGGCGTTCGTGGCTTAGTCGCGAAGCCGTGCTGCTCGGAGCCGCGATGCCCTTTCTTGCGTACTGGGTCCTCGGATTCGATGCGCCACTGGCCTTATCCCACACAGTGGCAGGAACACTTGGCTTTGGCATTGCCGCAGCCGGTGTGTTCTCTTCGGCCATGATCTACGTGGACACGCAGCGGAAGGCGTGGACGCCTGCGCAGACTTTTCCTCGCTTCGGCGGCACAGTGGGACTTTGGTACCTTGCCTTCACGCACCCGTTGTTGGCGGCCTTCGGGGCCGTGGCGAAGCCAGGAATCGAGTGCCTCCTGGCTCAACAGGCGCCCGCGGCGACACGCGCAGTCCTTTGGGGCCCGTTGCGGAGTCTTTCCCTCATCCGACTGGCCCTCGCAACGGGAGCCGCTCTGGTCCTTGCGTTTGATTACCCGGTCGCGGGTGCGGTCTTGATGCTTGCTGGCGAACTCTCCGAACGGGCATTGTATTTCAAGTCCGTCGAGCCCTCAAAGATGCCTGGTGTCCCGAGCGCATGA
- a CDS encoding nitrate reductase: MKPDLLIARAGAMTDELALAPADSVRGLVPNRLKPVATAPTVCGYCSTGCSLDAHLGPDGSALNLSPSLNYPVNQGMACPKGWEALAPLDAPDRCTTPLLRQADGSFKPISWEEAIQVFVDRFRAIHTKHGGQALSFLSTGQIVTEEMALLGVLGKFGMGMVDVDSNTRQCMATAHVAYKQSFGYDAPPFTYSDFEESDVLIFVGANPAIAHPIMWQRVMQNRRKPKVVVVDPRKTETALSSDLHLAILPKSDLVLLYGLARRLIEKGALAREFVEAHTTGFDLFAHFVSDYKIHEVSTLTGVPMEAIEELVDLIASGKRVSFWWTMGVNQGHQSTRTAQALINLALMTGNIGRPGTGANSITGQCNAMGSRIYGNATSLVGGYDFGNAAHREHVARILGISTAAIPERPSRAYDEILDLIAAGEIKGLWVVATDPAHSWIDQERIGSLREHLDFLVVQDMYATTATARMADLILPAAGWGEKDGVFINSERRLGLTQKVRRAPGQALSDFAIFRLVGEAWGCGDWLRRWSSPQAAFRIMQELSRGRPSDISGIGSYQELARAGGIQWPWPEAMRGKEPESERRLFEDGRFFTPDGRARFLFDPPQPMPERPNCDYPYLLNTGRGSSAQWHTGSRTNKSEVLVKLAPRELFVEVNPRDASDLGLAQNDRVQIRSRRGRLVARVQITATIQHGQLFLPMHWKEVNQLTFPAFDPHSRQPSFKACAVAIDLLRD; the protein is encoded by the coding sequence ATGAAACCGGATCTCCTGATTGCAAGGGCAGGGGCCATGACCGACGAGCTGGCGCTCGCGCCTGCGGATTCAGTAAGGGGTCTCGTGCCAAACCGTTTGAAGCCCGTTGCCACCGCGCCAACGGTTTGTGGCTACTGCAGCACCGGTTGCTCGCTCGATGCACACCTCGGGCCGGATGGTTCTGCGCTCAACCTCAGCCCGTCCCTGAACTACCCAGTGAATCAGGGCATGGCTTGTCCCAAAGGGTGGGAAGCCTTAGCGCCGTTGGACGCTCCGGACCGCTGCACCACACCCCTGCTTCGCCAGGCTGACGGGAGCTTCAAGCCAATCAGTTGGGAGGAAGCCATCCAGGTGTTTGTGGATCGCTTTCGCGCCATTCACACAAAACATGGCGGCCAGGCCTTGTCGTTCCTGAGCACCGGCCAGATTGTGACCGAAGAAATGGCTCTGCTCGGAGTGCTGGGGAAATTCGGCATGGGCATGGTCGATGTCGACTCCAACACCCGCCAGTGCATGGCCACCGCCCACGTTGCATACAAGCAGTCGTTCGGCTACGACGCCCCTCCGTTCACGTACAGTGACTTCGAGGAGAGCGACGTACTCATCTTTGTGGGCGCCAATCCCGCAATCGCCCACCCCATCATGTGGCAGCGTGTGATGCAGAACCGTCGAAAGCCGAAGGTCGTCGTCGTGGACCCCCGGAAGACAGAGACGGCACTCTCCTCGGATCTCCACCTCGCCATCCTGCCAAAGTCTGATCTCGTGCTTCTCTACGGCCTCGCCAGGCGGCTCATTGAAAAGGGTGCTTTAGCAAGGGAATTTGTCGAAGCACACACCACCGGCTTCGATCTTTTCGCCCACTTTGTATCCGATTACAAGATACACGAGGTTTCCACTCTCACCGGCGTACCGATGGAGGCGATTGAGGAGTTGGTGGACCTCATCGCCTCGGGAAAGCGCGTGTCGTTCTGGTGGACAATGGGTGTCAACCAGGGGCATCAATCCACCCGGACGGCGCAGGCGCTTATCAACCTCGCGCTGATGACCGGCAACATCGGACGGCCCGGAACCGGTGCAAACTCCATCACAGGCCAATGCAATGCGATGGGGTCGCGCATCTACGGCAACGCGACATCACTTGTCGGCGGTTACGATTTCGGAAACGCCGCGCATCGTGAGCATGTCGCCCGCATACTTGGAATAAGTACAGCCGCGATACCAGAACGCCCCTCACGCGCATACGATGAAATCCTTGACCTGATCGCCGCCGGAGAAATCAAGGGCCTATGGGTCGTGGCGACAGACCCCGCCCACTCCTGGATCGACCAGGAACGCATTGGAAGCCTGCGGGAACACCTCGATTTCCTGGTCGTCCAGGACATGTACGCCACCACGGCCACCGCCCGGATGGCAGACCTGATTCTGCCCGCCGCCGGTTGGGGGGAGAAGGACGGCGTTTTCATTAATTCAGAGCGCAGACTCGGTCTGACACAGAAGGTTCGTCGCGCACCGGGCCAGGCCTTGAGCGATTTCGCTATCTTCCGACTTGTCGGCGAGGCGTGGGGTTGCGGCGACTGGTTACGCCGCTGGTCGTCTCCCCAGGCTGCCTTTCGCATTATGCAGGAGCTCTCCCGCGGCAGGCCAAGCGATATCTCCGGCATCGGAAGTTACCAGGAACTCGCCCGGGCAGGCGGCATCCAATGGCCCTGGCCTGAAGCGATGCGCGGAAAGGAGCCCGAATCTGAGCGTCGCCTCTTCGAAGACGGGCGCTTCTTCACACCCGACGGCCGGGCGCGATTCCTCTTCGATCCCCCCCAACCGATGCCCGAACGGCCCAACTGCGATTACCCGTATCTCCTCAATACCGGGAGAGGTTCGTCAGCCCAGTGGCATACCGGATCGCGCACCAACAAGAGTGAGGTTTTGGTCAAGCTTGCACCGCGTGAATTGTTCGTCGAGGTGAACCCGAGAGACGCGAGTGACCTCGGTCTCGCCCAGAACGATCGTGTGCAGATTCGTTCACGCCGCGGGCGGTTGGTGGCGCGGGTGCAAATCACCGCCACAATACAGCATGGACAGCTCTTCCTGCCCATGCACTGGAAAGAGGTTAACCAACTCACCTTCCCGGCTTTCGATCCCCACTCGCGACAGCCGAGCTTCAAGGCCTGCGCCGTCGCGATTGATCTCTTGCGCGATTAG
- a CDS encoding ATP-binding protein, giving the protein MERIPLFHAARAPVLRSRVCRLLGALRRILPVFALFALLGVFHRAAAQGPARMMEDPAPGLVEGGIPNFAVLASESLGLSIRPTDIRLLPDGRVFVINHEEVAMGDGVRWRAFRGTSVRDGLPVTAVLDDDGSAYTGIAGGLARIELLPGGQWHRVKVVSLPESSSPNTILYKVWPIGRKWIWTESSGDVVSWRPGEEMRVYGHFQAIQHVFEFGSFLYVSSHAEGELYRIRNPGAPPERVPTIGMTLADTIQCTALADDGTLLVGTSGRGILRFDGRSFTRFEGPRLIGEGMHISDLCRVGPGIFAAAIENEGILFFREDGRPVQLLSRTLDHRLSRVRALRYSGQGVLWAVMNLGLARIEFPGDVVAFDPMVPSALGFVQPVRSNGRLWVQADGKALQGQYDTSGLLSGFSANGPPGHVHCLADLSGHLVAATEQGLYELSDEGWRLLTDEIKNARVGFGEITERGHMFLAPGAVGFIRFDKKPVEIHSHPVDYRGLSYGVVTDKNGVSWFELGLSKVGRVDSRASEPVLEVMGEERGMERGWVQAYLVDGEPRFFCNFVVFKIDDAARRFERDPEVVRRFPDLERGTGRMVTDKLGRYWYPTQGGVRMVDERQADPSKRMRELITGFSPFILTMERSGAMWMWASDRFARHDTSVESEARRPVQTYVDSIEYTNTRREVFNPSGTLRLPFNDNSFVIHFSAPSNSFLGPVSFQTQLEGAENAWVSTGNVGSASYTRLLEGRYTFKVRAVRGGVPGPEAKLALVIDPPWFRTPLSKGLFGLLVVGAFVLAFWIPSYLKRRERDRLARLVGERTHDLRVSEDKYRRLSEELDRRVTDRTVELARTNEELRKAKEAAEQGNRAKSAFLATMSHEIRTPMNSILGMGHLLMDTGLSDIQMKYTSMLVRSSESLLSILNDVLDFSKIEAGHMKLEAVPFDPRIEIDHAVEALRESARAKGLVFRVDIEETVSPMLVGDPARIRQIMVNFVGNALKFTAKGGVTVMVNVLHDSGNQQTLRFAVRDTGIGISEEAQARLFLPFSQADSSTTRRFGGTGLGLAISRRLVELMDGRIGVESRERVGSEFWMEIRCPKYDTHPPAQRSQSRGTSSPQITQRQVLIVDDNEDNLVVAKLFLEKYGIVPDIARNGSEALEAVNSRTYHAIFMDVQMPVMDGLEATRRIVALYHERAKRPTIIAMTANAMVGDRERYLSQGMDDYLAKPFTPVEFDRIITRWLAN; this is encoded by the coding sequence ATGGAACGGATTCCCCTTTTTCATGCCGCCCGGGCCCCGGTGCTGCGGAGCCGTGTTTGTCGCCTGTTGGGCGCGTTGCGTCGCATCTTGCCAGTCTTCGCTCTCTTTGCCCTTTTGGGGGTTTTTCACAGGGCGGCTGCCCAGGGACCGGCGCGGATGATGGAGGATCCCGCTCCCGGCCTCGTCGAAGGCGGGATTCCCAATTTCGCGGTGCTTGCCTCTGAGTCGCTCGGGTTGAGCATCCGGCCCACGGATATCCGTCTCCTTCCGGATGGCCGGGTCTTCGTTATCAACCACGAGGAGGTGGCGATGGGGGATGGCGTGCGTTGGCGGGCGTTCAGGGGAACTTCAGTCCGTGATGGCCTCCCGGTGACGGCCGTCCTTGACGACGATGGCTCGGCATACACAGGGATCGCAGGTGGGCTCGCCCGCATCGAACTCCTTCCCGGCGGCCAATGGCACCGTGTGAAGGTGGTGTCGCTCCCGGAAAGCTCGTCGCCCAACACCATTTTGTATAAGGTCTGGCCAATTGGAAGGAAGTGGATCTGGACGGAATCCAGCGGGGATGTGGTTTCCTGGCGACCGGGAGAAGAGATGCGGGTGTACGGCCATTTCCAGGCAATCCAGCACGTCTTTGAGTTTGGGAGCTTTTTGTACGTGAGTTCTCATGCCGAGGGTGAGCTGTACCGCATTCGAAATCCAGGGGCGCCCCCGGAACGCGTGCCCACGATCGGAATGACGCTCGCGGACACGATTCAGTGTACGGCCCTGGCGGATGACGGCACGCTCTTGGTCGGCACGTCCGGGCGGGGAATTCTTCGTTTCGACGGGCGGTCGTTCACGCGTTTCGAAGGACCCAGATTGATCGGCGAGGGCATGCACATCAGCGACCTCTGCCGCGTTGGCCCCGGCATTTTTGCCGCGGCGATCGAGAACGAGGGCATTCTCTTCTTTCGTGAGGATGGCCGTCCGGTGCAGCTGCTTTCTCGCACCCTGGACCACAGGCTTTCACGGGTGCGCGCACTTCGTTATTCCGGACAGGGCGTGTTGTGGGCAGTGATGAACCTCGGCCTCGCACGAATCGAGTTCCCCGGTGATGTGGTGGCATTCGATCCAATGGTGCCGAGCGCCCTTGGCTTTGTTCAACCCGTGCGCAGCAACGGACGTTTGTGGGTGCAGGCCGACGGAAAGGCTCTGCAGGGACAATACGACACGAGCGGACTTCTCTCCGGCTTTTCGGCCAACGGTCCTCCTGGACACGTGCACTGCCTCGCGGATCTCAGCGGCCATTTGGTCGCCGCCACCGAACAGGGGCTCTACGAACTAAGTGACGAAGGCTGGCGCCTGCTTACGGATGAGATCAAGAACGCACGTGTTGGATTCGGAGAGATAACGGAGCGCGGGCACATGTTCCTCGCGCCTGGCGCGGTTGGATTCATCCGCTTCGACAAGAAGCCCGTGGAGATTCACTCGCACCCCGTGGATTATCGCGGGCTGTCCTACGGGGTCGTGACGGACAAGAACGGAGTTTCATGGTTCGAACTTGGCCTGAGCAAGGTGGGACGCGTCGATTCGCGCGCCTCGGAACCGGTGCTGGAGGTGATGGGCGAGGAGAGGGGAATGGAGCGCGGGTGGGTCCAGGCCTACCTAGTGGACGGGGAGCCGCGCTTCTTTTGCAACTTCGTGGTCTTCAAAATCGATGACGCCGCGCGGCGGTTCGAACGGGACCCGGAGGTCGTCAGGCGTTTTCCCGACCTGGAACGCGGGACTGGCCGCATGGTGACTGACAAGCTGGGTCGCTACTGGTACCCCACGCAGGGAGGCGTGCGAATGGTGGATGAGCGACAAGCGGACCCAAGCAAGCGCATGCGCGAACTCATCACCGGCTTCAGCCCGTTTATCCTGACCATGGAGAGATCTGGCGCAATGTGGATGTGGGCGTCAGATCGTTTTGCCCGCCACGACACGTCGGTCGAAAGCGAAGCTCGACGGCCCGTGCAGACCTACGTCGATTCCATCGAGTACACCAATACCCGCAGGGAGGTGTTCAATCCCTCCGGCACCCTCAGATTACCCTTCAACGACAACTCCTTTGTCATTCACTTTTCGGCACCGTCGAATTCCTTCCTCGGCCCGGTCAGCTTCCAGACCCAATTGGAGGGCGCGGAGAACGCGTGGGTTTCAACGGGGAATGTCGGCTCCGCAAGCTACACCCGTCTGCTCGAGGGACGATACACCTTCAAAGTGCGTGCGGTGCGCGGCGGTGTCCCCGGCCCGGAGGCGAAGCTGGCCCTGGTCATCGATCCACCGTGGTTCCGCACCCCCCTGTCGAAAGGCCTCTTTGGCCTGCTGGTGGTCGGGGCATTTGTATTGGCATTTTGGATACCGTCCTACCTGAAGCGAAGGGAGCGCGACCGGCTGGCGCGGCTCGTGGGTGAGCGCACCCACGATCTCCGGGTGAGCGAGGACAAGTATCGCCGCCTCTCCGAGGAACTCGACCGACGCGTCACCGACCGAACGGTCGAGCTTGCGCGCACCAATGAGGAACTGCGCAAGGCAAAGGAGGCGGCGGAGCAGGGCAACCGGGCGAAGAGCGCCTTCCTTGCCACAATGAGCCACGAGATTCGCACGCCGATGAACAGCATCCTGGGCATGGGCCACCTCTTGATGGATACGGGACTGAGCGATATCCAGATGAAATACACGTCGATGCTGGTGCGGAGCAGCGAATCGCTGCTGTCCATCCTGAATGACGTGCTTGATTTCTCAAAGATCGAGGCGGGACACATGAAGCTCGAGGCGGTGCCTTTCGACCCAAGGATCGAGATCGATCATGCCGTCGAGGCGCTTCGGGAATCGGCCAGGGCCAAAGGCCTCGTTTTCCGGGTCGACATTGAGGAGACGGTGTCACCCATGCTGGTCGGCGATCCGGCACGGATTCGCCAGATCATGGTCAACTTTGTGGGCAATGCGCTTAAATTCACGGCAAAGGGTGGCGTGACGGTGATGGTCAATGTGCTTCACGATTCCGGCAATCAGCAGACCCTCCGCTTCGCCGTGAGGGACACAGGCATCGGCATCAGTGAGGAGGCGCAGGCACGACTATTCCTGCCGTTCTCGCAGGCTGACAGCTCCACGACGCGACGGTTTGGTGGCACTGGGCTTGGTTTGGCGATCAGTCGCAGACTAGTTGAATTGATGGACGGCCGCATTGGTGTAGAAAGCCGCGAAAGGGTGGGATCGGAGTTCTGGATGGAGATCCGTTGTCCGAAGTATGACACCCATCCGCCGGCCCAACGCTCGCAATCCCGCGGCACGTCTTCTCCGCAGATCACGCAGCGACAGGTGCTGATCGTTGATGACAACGAGGATAATCTCGTGGTCGCAAAGCTCTTTCTTGAGAAGTACGGCATCGTTCCAGACATCGCCCGCAATGGCTCGGAGGCATTGGAGGCGGTTAATTCGAGGACGTATCATGCGATTTTCATGGACGTCCAAATGCCTGTAATGGATGGGCTCGAGGCAACTCGGAGAATCGTGGCACTCTATCATGAGCGGGCGAAACGCCCGACGATAATTGCCATGACGGCAAACGCCATGGTGGGCGACCGCGAGCGTTATCTCTCCCAAGGAATGGACGATTACCTGGCGAAGCCGTTCACGCCTGTCGAGTTTGATCGCATCATCACGCGCTGGCTGGCGAACTGA